The Esox lucius isolate fEsoLuc1 chromosome 5, fEsoLuc1.pri, whole genome shotgun sequence genome includes a region encoding these proteins:
- the nme2a gene encoding NME/NM23 nucleoside diphosphate kinase 2a — MSNEERTFIAIKPDGVQRGLVGDIIKRFEQKGFKLVGMKFIQAPESLLREHYADLKERPFFPGLVSYMASGPVVAMVWEGLNAVKTGRVMLGETNPADSKPGTIRGDFCIQVGRNIIHGSDSVDSANTEISLWFKPDELCCYTSCANEWIY; from the exons ATGTCGAACGAGGAGCGCACTTTCATTGCCATCAAGCCAGATGGCGTGCAGAGGGGGCTTGTGGGAGATATCATCAAGAGATTTGAGCAAAAGGGCTTCAAACTGGTGGGGATGAAATTCATCCAG GCTCCAGAGTCTCTGCTGAGGGAACACTATGCTGACCTGAAGGAAAGGCCCTTCTTCCCAGGCCTTGTCAGTTACATGGCCTCCGGACCTGTGGTGGCCATG GTATGGGAAGGGTTAAATGCGGTGAAGACTGGAAGAGTGATGCTGGGAGAGACCAACCCTGCAGACTCCAAACCCGGCACAATCCGAGGCGACTTCTGCATCCAAGTGGGCAG GAACATCATTCATGGCAGTGATTCTGTAGACAGTGCCAATACAGAAATCAGCCTGTGGTTCAAACCTGATGAGCTGTGCTGCTACACTAGCTGTGCTAATGAATGGATCTACTGA